The DNA segment ACGGCCAATGGGACTGTTTCCTTCACCGAGATGGTACAGGTGCGTGGAGACGGAGCCAGGCCTGCCGGTGGAGCTGCGGTGCCCTCTGGGCCTGGGTCTGTGCCCCTGATGCATCTGCTTCGTAATGAGGAGGTCTGAGCCCCGCTAGGACCACCGAGTCCTCGGGACGGAGCACCTCTGGGTGCAGGGACAGGCACAAAAGGGTTCCCATTAGGCACAACCTCAGAGGACACCACGTTTTGTTTTCTGCCCCGAGCCCAGGGTGCTTCTCGTGCTGCGGATACTGGCAGAGCAGGGACGCGTTCTGTGCTCTGCTGTGTGTCTGGCTCCTGGTGGGAGCCCACGGCCCTGCAGCTAAAGCTCGGCTGCTCGGTCGGACGCGGAAGAGCCTGTGCCGGCGTTGGCGGGTCACTGCCTGGCCGGAGCCCTCCTGTCCTCCCCTGGACGGCCCCTTACtgttcttctctcctctctcaggacatgggggctgggctggctgtggTGCCCCTGGTGGGTCTCCTGGAGAGCATCGCGGTGGCCAAGTCCTTTGGTAAGATGCCCACCGCCTGGGCCTCCCCGGCGGTGCCCGGAGCCAGCCGTGCTTGCctgctttcttgcttttatttgctTCAATTTTTAACAGCTTGAGTTTTTATcaaagtaatacatgttcatgtttaaaaaaaaaaacgtgtaGTAAAGGTGGTTTATGTTGAAAACCCCATCCAGTGGTGGCTGGTAACGTGTGCCAGCCTGCTCTCTGGAAGGAGAAGGCTCTGCGTTTCACCTTCGGCTTTTCTGTGGCGTAAAGGTGCCCCCACCTGCCGCCTTCCAGTGGATCGTGGAGTCTGAACGATCGCATGTCAGGATGAGAGGCCGTGGCCTCCACCTGCCGGACACACGCAGTTAAATAACCTCGTGGGTCGTACTGAAACGTAGTAGGTCAGGAAGGTGTAAGTTTTAAGTCCATCTTTATTTCTGACGTGATTTATTGCATTCAAAGTTTTCTTGTAACAGCTAGTAATGGTTGTGTCTAATGATGGGTTCccaaaattcctaaaaatttaacAGTGCACTCTTTCCAGCTGGCTGAGCACCCCTGGCCTGTGCCCTCCTCGCCCCCAGGAAGGCCGGGACGCAGTCATCTACTTAAATGCCTGTTCATTCGCCTGGAACTCAGATTCCTCCCTCGGAGCTGAGGCTGCCCCATCCCTCGTGTGTCCCCTCCCTTGGGTCTGCGCGGCGACCAGCTTGTGTTGTGTGCGTGGAaggcattttcctttccttctgtgatGATTACGCTCTCGCTGCACTGGGGTATAGGTCGGCTCTCCAGATGAAACCCTGTAAACGGCGTGTACGTCGCTGTACCCGCCTAGACCAGGTGTGGTTTTGCCAGCATCTTGACCGTCCCGTCCTGCCGAGGAGACTCGTGCCTGATGCACATCGAGGAGTTATCCCTGCTAATCACCAACGGCTGCTCCAGGTCCCGCCGCACGTGCCCATCAGATCTTCCTCgtgcagtttttgtttttctgacgATCTTTTtccaggtggggggaggagcttTGAGGGTATTTTGGAGTCTGCATCTTACAGCTTGTATGCCTCTGTGACTTTAACACTGTTTTCTTCTGAAGTCACCCGATGTCCTGTGCTAACTTGTAAGCTTGTTCTCCGAAACCAGAGCTGGAGAGCCACAGCCCGCGACCCAAGAGTGGCTTTTAcgtttttaaatgtttgagaaaCTTTGTAAAAAAGATTAGGATTTTGTAACGCACGAAAAGCGTGTGGAGTTCACACCTCAGTGTTTGTTCGTATAAGGAGGTGTTTCAGGAACACGATCGTGCTCACGTGTTTACGGGTCCCCACGGCTGCTTGCAGCTACGAAGGGGCCGAGTCGTCGCGACCGAGAGTGGTCCGCAGCACCTACCGCATCCCCAGCCTGGCCCTTCCCAGAAGCGTTCGCCTGCTCCGCatcccccccgcctcccccgcaAGCTTGCCGGCTCCTCTCTCTGCACGGCCTCGGCTGGGACTTCGGGTCCTCTCCACTTGTAGTCAGAGAGGGTTTCGTTTCAGACTTTGTCCCCTTCTCACGAAAGCAACGCGTGTTTGTGGCAGGAAACGGCCCAAGTGCAGAAACACATAAAGGAGCGAACCGCTTGCGACGTCCATCGCTACCCCAGTTATCTGCTGTTTATGTGTTGCTGTACGTCTGTCTGTGTTTTCTGTGACACGGCAACACAGACACGCACACGCTTGCACCCGCGCACGTGATTTGTACGTGTTCTCGTGCCGTGTTTACAGGTAGACGCTGCTGTGGGTAGAAGTTTATAACTGTTTTCACCTCGTGAACGTTTTCTCAGCGGTGTCATGCATGTAGTGACGATGGtttttttgtcctttgtcttTAGCTTCTCAAAGCAATTACCGCATTGACGCCAACCAGGAGTTGCTGGCCATTGGTAAGCCCCCCGCGGCGGCTCTCTGTGGGCGAGTGTGCTTCTCTGTGTCTCGTGTGAGCTGTGCAGGTCACAGGGATGGTCGCGGTGAGGTTCAAGGGGCAGAGGTGGCCCTGAGTTGGGCCCTTTGAAGTCCTCCCATGGATTCACCCTTAAACCTCCAGATGGTTCGGTGCCATCACTAGGAGCCGGCAGCTGACGTGTGGTGTCTGTGCTGATGGAAGCTCGTTGAGCACTGGCTCTGTACCCAGCCCCGAGGTCTGTAGTCTGTTCTGTGTCAGGGAATGCCCAGAATGTCCCACCTGGGGTCAAATTGCTGAGGAACATGGCCAGGCAGGACCTGTGGGCCCTTGACTGCCCGGgacccctgccctggggcctcCCTCCAGGTCGGCAGGCGGCTCCGTGAAGACTTGGGTGGGCCCCGCTGTGGACAGGTCTGTGCCCGGCatcccagttttgtttttgtttttgttttgttttgtcttcatgAATGCGGCCTCTCTGGTGATTTGTTCTGAGAGCGTGAcatgaatttttaattcagttatcaTGATTGTGGACACCAGGCCCTTCTGCCTATCCTTCCTGCCCCTGGTGAGGTGGGCACAGGTCAGAGCGAGCAGCACCAGGTGCTTTCCCAGCAGAGTCCAGGGGAACCTCCCCCGAGCCCCTGGGTTTCCCGACAGCAGACGGCATGGGGCCCCAGGTTGGGTCACGGGAGCTTtgcaggctcctctctgagcccGTGGTGGCGGGCATCACCTAGGAGGCTGGTGAGGTGGACTTAGACAGGACTGGCTCGCCCCCAGGCAGAGGAGGTCTGCAGACCTCTCCCACGCTCAGTAGTAGGAGTTCCAGACAGGAGTCCTTGGAGCACCTCCTTCCCGTTTCTGCAGGTAGCACAGAACTTCTCTGCTTTGTGGCAGCGACGCGCAAGGGGGGGGCGTGAAGCCGAGGTTGTTAAGGTAGATGTGTGGGCCGCAAGGGCTGCTGACCCCGGGGTGTAAGAGGCCAGGCAGCTCTCCAGCAGGTGCATAGCGAGAGGCCTCCATCGACCCCACAGAGGCCGCTCTGGGAGGGATCCACACATCCCTGCTCTTCAAGCAGTTGGGCCTCTGACCTGAGTCTCAAGGGGCCATTGTAAGGAGTCGGGGTGACCATGTGTGGTCCAGGCACAGCCTTTGCCACGTCCACCGATGTCTGCCCTGCTCTTGCAGCATGTGCTGGGCTGTGGGACCCGGGAGGGCCTGGCTCTGAGTGGGCCCCACCCTGAGCTGCCTCGAGCAGGTCTTGGACCTGGGACCTCATTGTGGTGTTTGTGAAGGTGCCAGGGTGAGCCAGATGCTGCCAGGGCCGCTTGAGATAAACGTGGGCTAACTAATTATCTCTGTTCTTGGGGCCCAGCCAGGTTCCGTCAGGTGTGGGTAGGTCAGCGTCACAGGGGTGGACCACTTACCAGCCATGACCTTTTGCCCCAGCCGGTCATCTCACGAGAGGAGTGTGGGTCTGAAGGAACTCGTGGGGTACAGCAGGTGGGCAGCTGGCCTCCGGGCAGCCTTATGCATCCTGAGCCCCTCCTGGGGAGGTGGGTTCCTCTGCCTGTTACACGTGGGAAAAGGCGCGTTTAGCTCACGGGGACAGGGCTGGGGCCAGAGTTATGTTAAAGCGAGGGTCAGTGAACTTGGCAAAGGTCATGGTTTGTCTTTCCTTCCctgagacagacacacagacacagatgtAGGATCCCCCTGGGTGATTCCTCTggccttctgttttctcttcctttctggtttcTGGCCTCCTTTTCTCCGCCGCCCCCCATCTGTTTTAAATTCCTCTCTCTCCTGGATAAACCTCTTCCTTCCGTTTTCTCCCCAGGCCTGACCAACGTGCTGGGCTCCCTCGTCTCTTCCTACCCGGTCACAGGCAGCTTTGGACGGTGAGTGACCATGTCCTTCCCTGTgccttggggggcggggggtcccAGACCAGGCCAGAGGGTCCACGTCCGCCTCAAAGAGCCTGCCCGGTCCTTGCCCGCATCTCGATGCCACTTCGTTCTCCGGGGCAGAAGTCTGCCCTACATCAGGGGCGTCCGTGGGAGGCAGGAGTGGGGCTCCCTCTGCTGTCCTTCACACGATCTCACGTGGTTTTCTCTGATGGCCCCGTGGTTTACTCCTGAAATGTTGCCAGAATGTGGCAGCGCTCCCTATATCTTGCGGTGGAGTACATTCCTAAATGGAGGGCAGGACAGAGGGTGACCTGTGGTCAAGAAGAGACATCAGCCAGCGGGGCCCAAGTCCCCGGAACCGCTGGCCCCACCCCGTCTGAGTACCAGACCTCCCCGGCACCCCCATGGCACCGCATCCGAGGGACCACAGGGCATACTCAGTGCCCCCCCATAAGCAGGACTCGCACGTGGCCCGCGTCAGAGTTATCGGAAGTTACACGCAGAGCGCGTACAACAGTGCCAGGGGCCGCGTCATGGAGTAAGAGCTCTGTGTCCTCGGTGTAACTTTTCATCTGTTGCTGCTGCATGATCAGCTGTCAGGGTCACAGGGTCTGTGCCCTGGGTTGTCACAGTGCCTCGTGTGACCAGTACTGAAAACATCCACGCGTATTTAAGGAATGCCATTCCTGCCTAACTACGTAGCAGTGAAGGGTGACTTAGGCTTTCTGGGGACATGGCTAGACAGACAGACGTGTTTCCAGAGGACATGCTGGCGGGCACAGGTCACTGTCAGGGTGATCACGAGCATATGCAAGGCAGAATCCTCGCTGTCGTGGAAATCAGGTGGCCGTTCCTTTGTGGTCTTCATGGTGCCAGAGGGAAACGTGGGCCCAGGACCAGTTCTTCGGCAGAGATTCGGGTCTGAAGGCAGTTTTCCAAACAGGCAAAACGAAAAAGGGAAGTTGAAAAGGAAGAGCAGCCAAGTTCACGTCCAGATTCGCCCCGGGAGGAGCTCACTGTCAGCATCTGGTGTTTCTCTGCATTGACGAGGGCACGCGTGTACGTGCGTGCACCTGCGTGTGGGAGGTGGCGAGTGTAGTAAGGGGGACGTCGCCCCACTCAGTGGTGTCACCCGCATCTCTCCCTGCCCGTGCACACAAGGGTCATCGTTTCTAATGGCAGCGTTTGCTCGAGCTGACACGCCACAGGCTGGGGACGTTCATTTCCACCccggctggaggctggaagtccgcgGTCAGGGTGCTCTGCAGCGTCTCCCCCTCACGTGCCAGTGTCCGCGGGGCCCCGATGTCCCCCTGCAGGCACTCCTGTCCCGGGAGACCGGCCTCCCCTGCTCCTCCAGGCTCCCGCAGCCACTAACAGCCTCTGTCGCCTTCCAGGACAGCTGTGAACGCCCAGTCGGGGGTGTGCACCCCAGCGGGGGGCCTGGTGACAGGTGAGCACCCTCTCCATTGTGCCCAGAGCacgtgtgggggtggggctggcggTCACCGCGCCTGTGTCCCCACAGGAGTCCTGGTGCTGCTGTCGCTGGATCACCTGACCTCGCTGTTCTGCTATGTCCCCAAGTCCGCGCTGGCTGCCGTCGTCATCACGGCCGTGGCCCCGCTCTTCGACACCGGGGTCTTCGCGACGCTCTGGCGCGTGAAGAGTACGTGTCCTCGTCCGTCTGTCACTTACTcctgcatgcacgtgtgcacacacgttcTGGATCTTTGTCCCACCGCCTTCCAGGACCCAGGTGGTAGGGTTAGAGCTGGGTGTTAGCTTCGTTCTGGGAGGTGGTCCTGCTGGCCATGGGTCAGGGCTCCCTTCAACTCCTCAGGCCGGGGGGAGCGCCCCAGGGCGGCGATATGCAGTGCTGAGCGAGTCTGCAACTCACAGGAAtaccctgctgctccccctcctttcctccttccctcacctcctcccgcACCCCTCCcgctttctcttctcctccaccctcttgctcctcctctccccctcccctcctgtcttcctccttcccttttcctcctcttctcctcccctttttcctctccccttctcctgcacctctccccctcttttcctctcctctacccctccttcctcctctccacttctcctcctcccctcccgtACTCCCCCTCCTCGCCTCCTAcactcctccccatcctcctctcctttcctgtctcctctcccctccctcccccttcattcCTCCTCTCCTTGTCTCCTGCGCTTCTTCCCGTCTTCCTCCAcggctccccctccctcctccacggctctccctcccctcctccacggctctccctccccctcctccacgtcccccctcctcctctcctctcctcttcttcctcttccctctcctctcccttctcccctttcccagcCCCGAGCCTGGCCAATCTGGGGGAAGACGGGAGACTTCCAGGGTGGCCAGCATGCCGACAGGACGGTGCCCCCTCCCTGCCGTCACAGTGGCTCAGGACTCCTCTGAGCCTGCAGGGGCCTTTACTAGAGCAAGCGTCTGCTCTGTGCTGTGTAGCAGTCGAGGGACGGGTGGGGCTCACTGCTCTCTCTCCCGTCTGCCTCCCCCCAGAGTCATCAGCTGAAGGAAGCAGTGGTTCTGTCTCAGGCCACGTGTGCCAGTTCTTCCCTGTGCCGCCACCCCATCTCTGGGACAGCCCTGAGATGGGCGCCGCCAGCTTCTGTGGGCACCTGGGCGGGGGCACGGCAGGTGCTCCCCACCCGCACTGAGGCCCCAGGAGGATGGGGACCTTGTCTGAGTGACGCATGTCAGGGTCGAATCCTGGGTGGACCCCCAAGCCCACCCACCTGTTTGCACCAGGGTACCTCCTGTGGCTCAGAGAAGTTACCCGGGTGGCCTGGGGTCAGCCGCGTGGCCTCTGAGTGGTCGCCAggcctccctggcccccagcGTCCCAGGCCTGGCCCCATCCCCAAGTCCCGTCCTCAGCCCCCTGACAGGTCTCCACTGTTGACCTcctcccagagggcaggggtggggccaggccCTCAGGGCTTAGTGGCCCCTCCCccggcagggaggggtggggctgacATGTCTGAGCTGGTGCAGCCCACGAGTGGCGTCAGGCCCGGCGTCCCCAGATGCAGGTGCCCCCAGGGCTTCACCCGCTGAGCCAGGCTTACCAGGACCACCCCTCAGCTGCACCGCTCTCTCCCAGGGCTGGACTTGCTGCCCCTCTCTGTGACCTTCCTGCTCTGCTTCTGGGAAGTCCAGTACGGCATCCTGGCCGGGACCCTGGTGTCTGCGCTGATTCTCCTGCACTCAGTGGCCAGACCCAAACTGCAGGTACTGGCCTACCGTTCTCCCCGCAAGAGGGAGCGGCTGGCCTCGGGGGGCCTGGTGGGATGAAGGTGCCTGGGGCCATATCCCTTGGCTCAGCTGTGTTGGGTTGTTTCAGTGAGACCGTTCACTTAGCGAACAGGTGTAAGTCTCCTGCCATCAACCACAGACTCTCCCACTACACACGAGGTGTGTGGGGCTGAGGGCTCGTCGGCTCTGCACTCCTCTCACTTCTGTCGGCCTGGGTTGGGGCCTCCTGCCTGGATGGGCCACTCTGGCCTAGCTGCCAGGTCGTACTTGCCTCCAGGACATACAGGCTCGCCCCTTCTCTGTCCCCCCATCCCCAGGTGTCAGAGGGGCCGGTGCTGGTCCTGCAGCCAGCCAGCGGTCTGCACTTCCCTGCGGTGGAGGCCCTCCGCGAGGCCATACGCACCCGGGCCCTGGAAGGTACGTGGGCCAGGATGAGGTGGGCGGCAGTCATCCCCAGCTCCTGCCGCTGTCTCCATCCCCCAGTCTGCTGCTGCAGGACCCCCAGGCCCTGTCCTCAGCTTCCGGGTCCGGGAGGTTGGGCATCTCAGAGTGGCGTCTGGTGGGTGCTGGCTATGTGCATGCAGCAGAGGGGGCTGTACTCAGTCTCTGTTCCTAAAGACCCATCCCGTTCTCTGTTCTCCGGGGCGTTGGTATTTAGGGGAGAGAAAGGGCCCGTTCGTTCTCTAAAGGAAATTGCTGCTGTCTCCAGACGGCTGTCACCTGGGGTCCTGCtgaccctgcccccccccccactggggGATGGAGCTCCCGATGGCCTCGCTGTGCCCCAGGCCTCTGGCCAGGGCCTCCAGCAGCCGCCCCCGCCCTGTGTGACTGGCTGGCACGTGTCTCTGCAGCATCCCCCCCGCGCTGCGCGGTTCTGGAGTGCACGCACGTCTGCAGCATCGACTACACCGTGGTGCTGGGGCTCGAGGAGCTCGTAGGGGACTTCCACAGGCACGGGGTCACCCTCGCCTTCGTTGGCCTGCAGGTGGGTGTCGTCATAGGGGGCGCTTGCCGGGCTCTTATCCGCTCTCACATCTGCCTGTGGGGCGCCGTTCCTATCATCCCCGTGTCAGGACAGAGGCCCCGAGGCCCCGAgaggctgtgtgacctggggcaggaTGCTGGGCCCCCTGGCTCCGGAGCTTGTTCATAACTGTTCCGCTCTTTGTCCTATCTGCAGAGAGCTCGTTTTTGTGTCTTTCAGAgagtaatcatttaaaaagtctGCCTCTTCTAGCACGCCCAAAGGCAGTTTCTTCCCTCCATTTGACCGAACGGAGGGGAAGGTGTACCTGCTGGGAGActctgggggaggctgggggcctgCCCCGGACCCCCGTGCCTTTGCGCTGCAACAGGGGCACCCCGCCTGGAATTACAGTTTCTCTGCCCCGCAGGTTCCTGTGCTCCGTGTCCTGCTGTCCGCTGACCTGAAGGGTGTCCAGTACTTCTCCACCCTGGAAGAGGCAGGTGGGTGCAGGCGGGGTCATTGGAGAGAGAGCCACGGCAGTGCAGCGCACCCCCAGCCCGCGGGATCGGGGGCAGGACCGCAGGACTGAAACTCTGCTCCGGGGGGATCGGGCGCCCAAGTACAAGAGTACAGGCATGGTGGGGGAGGCGAGGGCACGGAGTCAGGGGCCTCCTGTTCTGGGAGTTACTTGAGCGGCTGTTTTAATTACGTGCGGCGTACGCTCCGTGGATGCGCAGACCTCACGTGTGCGGCTCGAGGCCCGACAGGTGGTCACGGAGGAGATGCGGACCGTTTCCGGCGGAAAGTGCCGTCAGTTCGTCCTCATGACTCGCACTAGGGGTAGCCGCTGTTTGGCCTCCCTCCCCCGTGCATCAGCTCTGCCTGTTCTAGAACGTCACGTAACTGGGATCGGAACGACACTGTGTCTGATTTCTTGGGCTTAACGGGGTGTTGTTGCTGGGAGCAGCTCAGGTGCTGACCTGCGGGAGACGGGGAACAGATGTGGTCCGGCCATGCCAGGGGCTGTGCGGCACTAAGGAAGGGTCATCTGGGTGTGGACAGTGATGAGGCGCTGACAGGGACGTAGGCGGAACCCTGCCCGGGCTGGGGGTGCTGGCTGGGGGGACCCCAACTCCCTGTGCTCCAGGACTCTGAAGCGCCAGCCCTTAATCCCACCTGGGATGCGACCGTTCCTCACTTCCGCCTCTTCAGTGCTTGCAAACCTCGTATTTTCTGCAGAGAAATACCTGAGGCAAGAACCAGGGACCCAGCCCTACAATGTCAGCGAAGACTCGGTTCCCGAGCACAAGATCGCCCTGCTGAAGGCCTGATGGGGGCGCTGATGGACGTCTGACGCCTGGGGAGTCTCGCAGAAGGTTCAGGATGCTGTGACGCCGGATGCTGCCCTATAAACGCTGTGGCCTGAGGGCTCTGAGCAGGTGAGCCCCGAAGGAAGAAGGAAGCCATGTGTCGAGATGCACAGGTGGGACTTGTTGGCTTTATTTGGGGATGACTGAAAAACCACCCCATACTGTTCCCTGGGCACGAACCTTTTTCTGAAGAAGAGTTTGGAGAGAGCCTTCTAGAACAAAAGACCCTGTGGGAGGAAAGGGGCAGGATTTCCACCTGGTCCAGGGGAGGGGTCCTCACACCCCAGCACCTT comes from the Ailuropoda melanoleuca isolate Jingjing chromosome 13, ASM200744v2, whole genome shotgun sequence genome and includes:
- the SLC26A11 gene encoding sodium-independent sulfate anion transporter isoform X2 — its product is MPSSVKVLGPARPSGASMAPQARCCSPAAVQRWLPILAWLPDYSLQWLKMDLIAGLSVGLTVIPQALAYAEVAGLPPQYGLYSAFMGCFVYFFLGTSRDVTLGPTAIMSLLVSFYTFHEPAYAVLLAFLSGCIQLAMGVLRLGFLLDFISCPVIKGFTSAATITIGFGQIKNLLGLQDIPRQFFLQVYQIFRKVGETRVGDAVLGLVCMVLLLVLRLMRDHVPPVHPEMPPGVRLSHGLVWTATTARNALVVSFAALVAYSFEVTGYQPFVLTGQTAEGLPPVRIPSFSVTTANGTVSFTEMVQDMGAGLAVVPLVGLLESIAVAKSFASQSNYRIDANQELLAIGLTNVLGSLVSSYPVTGSFGRTAVNAQSGVCTPAGGLVTGVLVLLSLDHLTSLFCYVPKSALAAVVITAVAPLFDTGVFATLWRVKRLDLLPLSVTFLLCFWEVQYGILAGTLVSALILLHSVARPKLQVSEGPVLVLQPASGLHFPAVEALREAIRTRALEASPPRCAVLECTHVCSIDYTVVLGLEELVGDFHRHGVTLAFVGLQVPVLRVLLSADLKGVQYFSTLEEAEKYLRQEPGTQPYNVSEDSVPEHKIALLKA
- the SLC26A11 gene encoding sodium-independent sulfate anion transporter isoform X1 yields the protein MPSSVKVLGPARPSGASMAPQARCCSPAAVQRWLPILAWLPDYSLQWLKMDLIAGLSVGLTVIPQALAYAEVAGLPPQYGLYSAFMGCFVYFFLGTSRDVTLGPTAIMSLLVSFYTFHEPAYAVLLAFLSGCIQLAMGVLRLGFLLDFISCPVIKGFTSAATITIGFGQIKNLLGLQDIPRQFFLQVYQIFRKVGETRVGDAVLGLVCMVLLLVLRLMRDHVPPVHPEMPPGVRLSHGLVWTATTARNALVVSFAALVAYSFEVTGYQPFVLTGQTAEGLPPVRIPSFSVTTANGTVSFTEMVQDMGAGLAVVPLVGLLESIAVAKSFASQSNYRIDANQELLAIGLTNVLGSLVSSYPVTGSFGRTAVNAQSGVCTPAGGLVTGVLVLLSLDHLTSLFCYVPKSALAAVVITAVAPLFDTGVFATLWRVKSTCPRPSVTYSCMHVCTHVLDLCPTAFQDPGGLDLLPLSVTFLLCFWEVQYGILAGTLVSALILLHSVARPKLQVSEGPVLVLQPASGLHFPAVEALREAIRTRALEASPPRCAVLECTHVCSIDYTVVLGLEELVGDFHRHGVTLAFVGLQVPVLRVLLSADLKGVQYFSTLEEAEKYLRQEPGTQPYNVSEDSVPEHKIALLKA